The following are encoded together in the Bacillus sp. V2I10 genome:
- a CDS encoding CcdC family protein, with amino-acid sequence MLVIFSTIIAIVMALGVMMIRMRASKKPASARKIILPPIFMSTGALMFLHPMFRVTPFEFMEAITIGCIFSIFLIKTSTFEVKEDKIYLKRSKAFAFILIGLLIIRIVLKFYLSNTIDVGELSGMFWILAFGMIVPWRIAMYLSYRKLENQLNPPNIQAT; translated from the coding sequence ATATTGGTCATTTTCTCAACAATTATTGCAATCGTGATGGCATTAGGTGTCATGATGATACGCATGAGAGCTTCTAAAAAGCCTGCTAGTGCCAGAAAGATTATCTTGCCGCCAATCTTTATGAGCACTGGTGCATTGATGTTTTTGCATCCTATGTTCCGGGTGACTCCGTTTGAATTTATGGAAGCGATCACGATTGGATGTATTTTCTCTATCTTTTTAATTAAAACTTCAACATTTGAAGTGAAAGAAGACAAGATTTACTTGAAAAGGTCAAAGGCTTTTGCGTTTATATTAATCGGACTGCTGATTATCCGAATCGTTTTAAAATTTTACTTGAGCAATACGATAGACGTAGGTGAACTAAGCGGAATGTTCTGGATCCTTGCGTTTGGAATGATTGTCCCATGGCGAATTGCCATGTATCTTTCCTATCGGAAACTCGAAAATCAGCTCAATCCGCCAAATATTCAGGCTACATGA
- the sirA gene encoding sporulation inhibitor of replication protein SirA — protein MRHYYVYLIEEEFANHFFGREAKLFHLFQEYLRTSPEQKEFHHLYKQIRYVTKSISADSMDNMIESSLMNQYNYVHTEGYHRIVSESKQGSAMLQVRDQYIEVTSIGSFDMEAIFFEILRKIDSCFLAMDFEAKRYGWLKPIKERKFV, from the coding sequence ATGAGGCACTATTATGTCTATTTAATAGAAGAGGAATTTGCGAACCACTTTTTTGGCCGAGAAGCGAAACTGTTCCATCTTTTTCAGGAATATCTCCGGACAAGCCCTGAGCAGAAGGAATTTCATCACTTATACAAACAAATCAGATATGTAACTAAATCAATTTCAGCTGATTCAATGGATAATATGATTGAATCAAGTTTAATGAACCAATACAATTATGTTCATACTGAAGGTTATCACCGAATCGTCAGCGAATCGAAGCAGGGGAGTGCTATGCTGCAAGTAAGGGATCAATATATAGAAGTCACTTCTATTGGAAGTTTTGATATGGAAGCGATCTTTTTTGAAATACTGAGAAAAATTGACTCCTGTTTTTTAGCTATGGATTTTGAAGCAAAACGATACGGCTGGCTAAAACCGATAAAAGAAAGAAAATTTGTCTAA
- the tlp gene encoding small acid-soluble spore protein Tlp produces MGYKSNPDDRSDNVEKLQDMVQNTIENIEKAQETAEFSSGEERDRIEAKNHRREESLEAFRSEIRDEASARENGYK; encoded by the coding sequence ATGGGTTATAAATCAAATCCAGATGATCGTTCAGATAATGTTGAAAAGCTGCAGGATATGGTTCAAAACACGATCGAAAATATAGAAAAAGCACAGGAAACGGCAGAGTTTTCAAGTGGCGAAGAAAGAGACCGCATTGAAGCTAAAAACCACCGCCGTGAAGAAAGTCTTGAAGCTTTCCGTTCTGAAATCAGAGATGAAGCATCTGCACGTGAGAATGGCTATAAATAA
- a CDS encoding YneF family protein, which produces MDLWVVILVGVLALLAGVALGFFIARQYMMSYLKKNPPINEQMLKMMMMQMGMKPSQKKINQMMKMMNNQAK; this is translated from the coding sequence ATGGATCTGTGGGTAGTCATTCTAGTAGGCGTTCTGGCATTACTTGCTGGAGTAGCACTAGGATTTTTCATTGCTCGCCAGTATATGATGAGTTACTTGAAGAAAAATCCGCCAATTAACGAGCAAATGTTAAAAATGATGATGATGCAAATGGGAATGAAACCATCTCAAAAGAAAATCAATCAAATGATGAAAATGATGAACAATCAAGCAAAATAA
- a CDS encoding Hsp20/alpha crystallin family protein produces the protein MDKKKRSKPSDLSCIEDWMNQFFTDPFSALLDYHSFRVDLFETSDEYIVEAEFTNINPEDIKIVTNQETLIISAHPSLSANEDKDQLERSILLPFSLEKKMIEAFFSNDILEVKICKEGSCARNGCHIPVQFTN, from the coding sequence ATGGATAAAAAAAAACGTTCAAAGCCATCTGATCTAAGCTGTATTGAAGACTGGATGAATCAATTTTTCACAGATCCATTCTCAGCTCTGCTTGATTACCATTCTTTCCGTGTGGATTTATTTGAAACAAGTGATGAATATATTGTAGAAGCAGAATTCACAAATATAAATCCAGAAGATATAAAAATAGTAACCAATCAAGAAACGTTAATCATCTCGGCCCATCCTTCTCTATCTGCAAATGAAGATAAAGATCAGCTGGAAAGATCCATTCTTCTTCCTTTTTCGCTTGAGAAAAAAATGATAGAAGCCTTTTTTTCAAATGATATTCTGGAAGTGAAAATATGCAAAGAAGGCAGCTGTGCCCGCAACGGATGTCACATTCCTGTCCAATTTACAAATTAA
- a CDS encoding CBO0543 family protein has product MKIYLPEDQSNRLNDLKETQEKVSNQWIDYWVDYSSFDTWQFWINVSFIIIPLIVLYFFIDRKKIFLLGFFGFNIHVWMAYIDAIVTRYNFFEYPYKTIPFLPIHVGIDTSLVPVLFILLYQWTLNKNKNFYLYSLLLIAFLSFMFKPLLGAYHLMHLKNGANYLYLFLGYIIILLISKGITNLFIYLHKTERK; this is encoded by the coding sequence ATGAAGATTTATCTTCCAGAAGATCAAAGTAATCGACTTAATGATTTAAAGGAGACTCAAGAAAAAGTATCAAATCAATGGATTGATTATTGGGTTGATTACTCATCATTTGATACATGGCAATTTTGGATAAATGTTAGTTTTATCATTATTCCATTAATTGTCCTTTATTTTTTTATTGATCGAAAGAAGATATTTTTATTGGGTTTCTTTGGATTCAATATTCATGTTTGGATGGCATATATTGATGCAATAGTGACAAGATATAATTTTTTTGAATATCCATATAAAACTATTCCATTTTTGCCTATTCATGTTGGGATAGACACCTCATTGGTTCCCGTCTTATTTATATTGTTATATCAATGGACATTAAATAAGAATAAGAATTTTTATTTATATTCTTTATTGTTAATTGCTTTTTTATCATTTATGTTTAAGCCATTGCTTGGCGCATACCATCTTATGCATTTGAAAAATGGTGCAAATTATCTCTACTTATTTCTAGGTTATATAATAATATTATTAATTTCAAAAGGGATAACGAATTTATTTATATACCTCCACAAGACAGAAAGAAAATAA
- a CDS encoding cytochrome c biogenesis CcdA family protein, with the protein MTDLNLFIAFGAGFLSFVSPCCLPLYPAFLSYITGVSVGEIKTENAMLQKRSLLHTLFFLLGFSIIFIALGFGSSFIGEFFFGYSELIRQVGAILIIFFGLVIVGVFKPKFLMKEHRFELKNRPSGYLGSVLIGLAFAAGWTPCTGPILTAVFALTLSNPGSAMIYMIAYILGFAIPFLVMAFFIGRLGWIRKHNLKIMKIGGWLMILIGIMLFFDWMTQIIILFSRLFGGFTGF; encoded by the coding sequence ATGACAGATTTGAATCTATTTATAGCCTTTGGAGCTGGTTTTTTATCTTTTGTCTCCCCTTGCTGCCTGCCTTTATATCCAGCCTTTTTATCATACATAACTGGTGTATCGGTCGGAGAGATTAAAACGGAAAATGCTATGCTTCAAAAGAGGAGTCTTCTTCACACACTGTTCTTTTTACTTGGATTCTCGATTATTTTTATCGCGCTCGGTTTTGGGAGTTCTTTTATTGGTGAGTTCTTTTTTGGATATTCTGAATTGATCAGGCAAGTGGGAGCTATTCTTATTATCTTCTTTGGACTTGTGATCGTGGGTGTTTTCAAGCCGAAGTTCTTAATGAAGGAACACCGCTTTGAATTAAAAAACAGACCGTCTGGGTATCTAGGTTCTGTTTTAATAGGACTTGCATTTGCCGCTGGCTGGACGCCGTGTACAGGACCAATCTTAACAGCTGTTTTCGCTTTGACGCTCAGCAACCCTGGTTCTGCAATGATCTATATGATAGCCTACATACTTGGTTTTGCTATTCCATTTCTTGTAATGGCTTTCTTTATTGGCAGGCTGGGATGGATCCGAAAACATAATTTGAAAATCATGAAGATTGGCGGCTGGCTGATGATTCTTATTGGAATCATGCTCTTTTTCGACTGGATGACACAGATCATTATCTTATTCAGCAGATTGTTTGGAGGGTTTACAGGATTTTAG
- a CDS encoding acid-soluble spore protein N has product MTNSNDKQSHFTPNHIGTKSRGFGGNKGKKMQNKSNEHPQVMQTKGE; this is encoded by the coding sequence ATGACAAATTCAAATGATAAACAAAGCCATTTCACTCCAAATCACATTGGAACAAAATCCAGAGGGTTTGGCGGAAATAAAGGGAAAAAAATGCAAAATAAATCGAATGAACATCCACAGGTAATGCAAACAAAAGGTGAGTAG
- a CDS encoding redoxin domain-containing protein: protein MKLKRILAICLLVFLAGYAVWFAILPKEPKEGLEIGNKPPEFELEMLNGEKVNLEDVKGKKVMINFWATWCPPCEAEMPEMQKLQNEHPDELVVLAVNMTNAEKSREDVETFLSKRKLTFPVALDKDGRVSVQYEVYSYPTTYFLDEEGKILNISRGAMTQETMEKLLEI from the coding sequence ATGAAATTGAAACGAATACTTGCCATTTGTCTGCTTGTGTTTTTGGCGGGCTATGCAGTCTGGTTTGCGATCCTGCCTAAGGAACCAAAAGAAGGCCTTGAGATAGGAAATAAGCCACCAGAATTTGAACTTGAGATGCTAAACGGAGAAAAAGTTAATTTAGAAGACGTAAAAGGCAAAAAAGTGATGATCAATTTCTGGGCTACTTGGTGTCCGCCGTGCGAAGCGGAAATGCCGGAAATGCAGAAGCTGCAAAATGAGCACCCTGATGAATTGGTTGTTCTTGCTGTTAACATGACAAATGCTGAAAAAAGCAGGGAAGATGTTGAAACATTTCTTTCAAAACGGAAACTGACCTTTCCTGTAGCTTTGGATAAGGATGGAAGAGTAAGTGTTCAATACGAAGTTTATTCGTATCCGACAACTTATTTTCTCGATGAAGAAGGAAAAATCTTAAATATTTCCCGCGGTGCGATGACACAGGAAACGATGGAGAAACTGCTTGAAATCTAA
- a CDS encoding FbpB family small basic protein, with amino-acid sequence MRKIKKMTFEELVLENKKELLKDQEALNRLEERVEQRLFDKLS; translated from the coding sequence TTGAGAAAAATAAAAAAGATGACGTTTGAAGAGTTAGTACTTGAAAATAAGAAGGAACTGCTTAAGGATCAGGAGGCTTTAAACCGGCTTGAAGAGAGAGTGGAGCAGCGTCTGTTCGATAAGCTCAGCTAA
- a CDS encoding small acid-soluble spore protein P, translated as MTNKNDSKDMRKNAPKGNNPGQPEPLSGSKKVKNRNHTRQKHNSHHDM; from the coding sequence ATGACCAATAAAAATGACAGTAAAGATATGCGAAAGAATGCACCTAAAGGCAATAATCCGGGTCAGCCTGAACCTTTAAGCGGATCTAAAAAAGTGAAGAACCGCAATCATACCCGCCAAAAACATAACTCTCACCACGACATGTAA
- the sspO gene encoding small acid-soluble spore protein O yields MAKRKANHVIEGMNAASAQGKGTGYNEEFSNEPLTAAQKQNNKKRKKNQ; encoded by the coding sequence ATGGCAAAACGCAAAGCAAACCATGTCATAGAAGGCATGAACGCTGCATCAGCACAAGGAAAAGGGACAGGATATAATGAGGAATTTTCGAATGAGCCTCTAACTGCAGCCCAAAAGCAGAATAATAAAAAACGCAAAAAAAATCAGTAA
- a CDS encoding DUF2639 domain-containing protein, which yields MGITKHPIERRNLKLYKTFVIRNLYFRLTQEMDETS from the coding sequence ATGGGGATCACTAAACACCCAATTGAAAGACGGAATTTGAAATTATACAAAACCTTTGTTATCCGCAACCTGTATTTCCGATTAACTCAAGAAATGGATGAAACTTCCTGA
- a CDS encoding DUF2621 domain-containing protein, whose product MLDGWFLWFILFWVVFLAGMLGIGGFFMFRKFLKRLPKEDGKSDLDWEDYYIQQTRHLWDSRQKELLEDLVEPVPELFRDVARAKIAGKIGEIALKENADRITQDLVIRGYITATPKRDHKFLLKRLKEKDIDHTPYRALF is encoded by the coding sequence ATGTTAGACGGCTGGTTCCTATGGTTTATTCTTTTCTGGGTCGTTTTTTTGGCAGGAATGCTAGGAATAGGCGGATTTTTTATGTTCCGCAAATTTTTAAAGCGTTTACCAAAAGAGGATGGAAAATCGGACCTGGATTGGGAAGATTATTACATACAGCAAACAAGGCACCTATGGGATTCAAGGCAGAAAGAGCTTTTAGAAGACCTTGTAGAACCTGTGCCTGAATTATTCAGAGATGTCGCAAGAGCTAAAATTGCAGGCAAAATCGGGGAAATTGCATTAAAAGAAAATGCAGACCGAATCACTCAGGACTTGGTGATTCGCGGTTATATTACAGCTACTCCTAAACGAGATCATAAATTCCTATTAAAAAGACTTAAGGAAAAAGATATCGATCATACACCATACAGAGCTTTATTCTAA
- a CDS encoding DUF896 domain-containing protein → MLSKEKMARINELSKKAKSSALSPEELAEQQSLRQEYLHVFRGSMKNTLKGVTILDPNGTDVTPQKLKDEKKRNLH, encoded by the coding sequence ATGCTTTCAAAAGAAAAAATGGCTAGAATCAATGAGCTTTCAAAAAAGGCTAAATCAAGCGCTTTGTCACCTGAAGAACTAGCAGAACAGCAGAGCCTGAGACAGGAATACCTGCATGTGTTTCGCGGTTCTATGAAAAATACATTAAAAGGCGTTACGATCCTCGACCCAAACGGTACGGATGTAACACCTCAAAAACTAAAAGATGAGAAGAAGCGAAACCTTCATTAA
- a CDS encoding aspartyl-phosphate phosphatase Spo0E family protein, producing the protein MSKQELLKLIEKKRAEMIDIATKNGINSNVSIQYSQELDHLLNEYNRYSYSSMKRMTYS; encoded by the coding sequence GTGTCTAAACAAGAATTATTGAAACTTATTGAAAAAAAACGAGCGGAAATGATCGATATTGCAACGAAAAATGGAATTAACTCAAACGTGTCCATTCAATACAGTCAGGAACTCGATCACTTGCTGAATGAATACAATCGTTATAGCTACAGTTCAATGAAACGAATGACTTATTCTTAA
- a CDS encoding response regulator, with translation MAKVLIVDDAKFMRVTLSKILTSNGHEIAGEAENGAEAIRLYQTLQPDLVTMDFTMPEMNGIEVLKEIKKEFPQSKIIMCSAMGQQKMVVEAIEAGAKDFIIKPFDETRVYDAINRVLG, from the coding sequence ATGGCTAAAGTACTGATCGTGGATGATGCCAAGTTTATGAGGGTAACATTATCTAAAATACTTACAAGCAATGGACATGAAATTGCAGGAGAAGCTGAAAATGGAGCAGAAGCCATTCGCCTTTATCAAACATTGCAGCCAGACCTGGTTACAATGGATTTCACAATGCCGGAGATGAACGGCATCGAGGTATTAAAAGAAATTAAAAAAGAATTTCCTCAATCAAAGATTATTATGTGTTCAGCGATGGGGCAGCAGAAAATGGTCGTTGAAGCTATTGAAGCCGGAGCGAAGGACTTTATCATAAAGCCTTTTGATGAAACAAGAGTGTACGACGCCATAAATCGTGTTTTGGGATAA
- the tkt gene encoding transketolase: MSHSIQDLSIATIRTLSIDAIEKANSGHPGMPMGAAPMAYALWTQYMNHNPKNPEWFNRDRFVLSAGHGSMLLYSLLHLSGYDLSMEDLKSFRQWGSKTPGHPEFHHTAGVDATTGPLGQGIGMAVGMAMAERHLAHTYNKESYPVVDHYTYAICGDGDLMEGISSEAASLAGHLKLGKLVVLYDSNDISLDGDLDRSFSENVEDRFKSIGWQVIRVEDGNNLEEISKAIEAAKQDETHPTLIEVKTTIGYGSPNMSGKSDVHGKPLGIDEIKLTKEAYAWTFEEDFYVPEEVYAHFKESAEQFGSKKEQEWNDLFESYKKEYPELAKQLNAGINGELLENWDEAVPVYEEGKALASRASSGEVLNVLAKNIPYIFGGSADLAGSNNTSIKGAADFTAEDYSGRNIWFGVREFAMGAALNGMALHGGLRVYGGTFFVFSDYLRPAIRLAALMGLPVTYVFTHDSIAVGEDGPTHEPIEQLPSLRAMPNLSVIRPADGNETAAAWRIALESETSPTALVLTRQNLKTIKGTSETAYDGVSKGAYTISASKKETADALLLATGSEVGLAVEAQDALLKEGIDVAVVSMPSWNRFESQSKEYRESVLPKAVKKRLAIEMAAPLGWERYTGDEGDVLAINQFGASAPGNKIMKEYGFTVENVMARVKALLEQ; the protein is encoded by the coding sequence ATGTCACATTCAATTCAAGACTTATCTATTGCTACGATTCGAACATTATCGATCGATGCAATCGAGAAAGCAAATTCAGGACATCCTGGAATGCCTATGGGGGCAGCTCCAATGGCCTACGCGCTTTGGACACAATATATGAATCATAATCCTAAAAACCCGGAATGGTTTAACCGTGACCGTTTTGTTTTATCAGCTGGTCATGGATCTATGCTGCTGTATAGTCTGCTTCATTTGTCAGGCTATGATCTATCTATGGAAGATCTTAAATCTTTCAGACAGTGGGGAAGTAAAACTCCAGGCCACCCTGAATTCCATCACACAGCTGGTGTTGATGCAACGACAGGTCCATTAGGCCAGGGAATCGGCATGGCTGTAGGAATGGCCATGGCAGAGCGCCATCTTGCACATACATACAATAAAGAATCATATCCTGTAGTAGACCATTACACATACGCTATTTGCGGAGATGGAGACTTAATGGAGGGTATCTCTTCTGAAGCAGCTTCTCTTGCAGGTCACCTGAAGCTTGGCAAATTAGTCGTATTATATGATTCAAATGATATTTCTCTTGATGGCGACTTAGATCGATCATTCTCTGAAAATGTTGAAGATCGTTTCAAATCTATCGGATGGCAGGTCATCCGTGTTGAAGACGGCAATAATTTAGAAGAGATTTCTAAAGCAATCGAAGCCGCTAAACAAGATGAAACTCATCCAACGTTAATTGAAGTGAAAACAACAATCGGCTACGGATCTCCAAATATGTCCGGAAAGTCTGACGTACATGGCAAGCCGCTTGGGATTGACGAAATTAAATTGACAAAAGAAGCTTATGCTTGGACATTTGAAGAAGACTTTTATGTTCCAGAAGAAGTTTATGCTCATTTCAAGGAATCTGCTGAACAATTCGGATCTAAGAAAGAGCAGGAATGGAATGATCTTTTCGAAAGCTATAAAAAAGAATATCCAGAGCTTGCAAAACAGCTGAACGCCGGAATCAATGGCGAATTGCTTGAAAACTGGGACGAGGCAGTACCGGTGTATGAAGAGGGAAAAGCTCTTGCATCACGTGCATCCTCAGGTGAGGTATTAAATGTACTGGCAAAAAATATTCCTTATATCTTTGGAGGATCAGCTGATTTAGCGGGTTCTAACAATACATCCATTAAAGGAGCTGCTGATTTCACAGCAGAAGATTACAGCGGCCGTAATATTTGGTTTGGTGTACGTGAATTTGCAATGGGTGCTGCATTAAATGGGATGGCTTTGCATGGCGGCCTGCGAGTATATGGAGGAACATTCTTTGTATTCTCAGATTACCTTCGTCCGGCAATCCGTTTAGCTGCACTTATGGGACTTCCTGTAACGTATGTATTTACACATGACAGCATTGCTGTTGGGGAAGATGGACCAACCCATGAGCCGATTGAACAGCTTCCATCTCTGCGTGCAATGCCTAATTTATCAGTAATCCGCCCGGCAGATGGTAATGAGACTGCTGCAGCATGGCGCATTGCATTAGAGTCAGAAACGTCACCAACTGCACTTGTACTGACAAGACAAAACTTAAAAACAATTAAAGGTACTTCTGAAACAGCTTATGATGGCGTTTCTAAGGGAGCTTACACGATTTCAGCAAGCAAAAAAGAAACAGCAGATGCCTTGTTATTAGCTACAGGTTCTGAAGTTGGCCTTGCGGTTGAAGCTCAGGATGCCCTGCTTAAAGAAGGTATAGATGTTGCTGTTGTCAGCATGCCATCATGGAACCGATTTGAAAGTCAATCAAAAGAGTACCGTGAATCCGTTCTTCCTAAGGCTGTTAAAAAACGTCTTGCGATTGAAATGGCAGCTCCACTGGGCTGGGAACGCTATACTGGAGATGAGGGCGATGTTCTTGCGATTAACCAGTTCGGCGCATCTGCACCTGGAAATAAAATTATGAAAGAGTATGGCTTTACTGTTGAAAACGTAATGGCAAGAGTAAAAGCGCTGCTTGAACAATAA
- a CDS encoding thioesterase family protein gives MHVSKKEIEVRYAETDQMGVVYHANYLVWMEVGRTQLIQDLGFSYADMEKEGIISPVIDLQVQYKKPMKYGETVKVHTWIEEYNGFKVAYGYEMYTPDGELALQAVSNHVCVKKENFKPIQIRKKYPKWHEAYEKAKK, from the coding sequence ATGCATGTTTCAAAAAAAGAGATAGAAGTAAGGTACGCAGAAACGGATCAAATGGGTGTTGTGTATCATGCTAATTATTTAGTATGGATGGAAGTGGGCAGAACACAGCTGATTCAGGATCTGGGCTTTTCCTATGCAGATATGGAGAAAGAAGGAATTATATCTCCAGTCATTGATCTCCAGGTTCAGTACAAAAAACCGATGAAATACGGTGAAACCGTTAAAGTACATACTTGGATAGAAGAATATAATGGATTTAAAGTGGCATACGGCTACGAAATGTACACACCTGACGGAGAGCTTGCACTTCAGGCAGTTTCAAACCATGTGTGTGTCAAAAAAGAAAATTTCAAACCGATACAAATCCGCAAAAAATATCCGAAATGGCATGAAGCATATGAAAAAGCGAAAAAGTAG